The following are from one region of the Achromobacter xylosoxidans genome:
- a CDS encoding MFS transporter: MAASQPSAGAPMRVLISSTFAFTICFAVWMIFAVLGIPIKQQLGLSETEFGLLAAMPVLTGSLVRVPLGIWTDRYGGRPVFFILMLLAVVPIWLLSYATEYWQFLVLALFVGLTGGSFSVGTPYVARWFPRNKQGLAMGVFGAGNSGSAITKFVAPALIAAAGGAWVIVPQVYAVALLVTAILFWLFSSSDPSHRVKSGASLSAQMAMLKDPRVWRYCQYYSVVFGGYVALALWMTKYYIGEYGFDMKLAALLAACFSLPGGVLRAVGGWISDRYGAYKTTWWVMWVCWVAFFLLSYPQTEFTIATANGPRSFGIALGPVTFTVLLFVVGIAMAIGKASVFKFISDEFGENIGAVSGIVGLAGGLGGFVLPIMFGVLLDLTGVRSSAFMLLYGTVCVSLIFMHFSFRPESAAIARQHAVSPSTTS, translated from the coding sequence ATGGCAGCAAGTCAACCTTCCGCCGGCGCGCCGATGCGGGTCCTGATTTCAAGCACATTCGCCTTCACCATCTGTTTCGCGGTGTGGATGATCTTTGCGGTGCTGGGCATTCCCATCAAGCAGCAACTGGGCCTGTCTGAAACCGAGTTCGGCCTGCTGGCCGCCATGCCGGTGCTGACCGGTTCGCTGGTGCGGGTGCCGCTGGGCATCTGGACCGACCGCTACGGCGGGCGGCCGGTGTTCTTCATCCTGATGCTGCTGGCGGTGGTGCCGATCTGGCTGCTGTCCTACGCCACCGAATACTGGCAGTTCCTGGTGCTGGCGCTGTTTGTCGGCCTGACGGGCGGCTCGTTCTCGGTGGGTACGCCCTACGTGGCGCGCTGGTTCCCGCGCAACAAGCAGGGCCTGGCGATGGGCGTGTTCGGCGCCGGCAACTCGGGCTCGGCCATCACCAAGTTCGTGGCCCCCGCGCTGATCGCGGCGGCGGGCGGGGCCTGGGTCATCGTGCCCCAGGTCTATGCCGTGGCGTTGCTGGTCACCGCCATCCTGTTCTGGCTGTTCTCTTCTTCCGACCCCTCGCACCGCGTCAAGAGCGGCGCCAGCCTGTCGGCGCAGATGGCCATGCTGAAGGACCCGCGCGTCTGGCGCTATTGCCAGTACTACTCGGTGGTGTTCGGCGGCTACGTGGCGCTGGCGCTGTGGATGACCAAGTACTACATCGGCGAATACGGCTTCGACATGAAGCTGGCGGCGTTGCTGGCGGCCTGCTTTTCCCTGCCCGGCGGCGTGCTGCGCGCGGTGGGCGGCTGGATCTCCGACCGCTACGGCGCCTACAAGACCACCTGGTGGGTGATGTGGGTGTGCTGGGTCGCGTTCTTCCTGCTGAGCTATCCGCAAACGGAATTCACCATCGCAACGGCCAACGGCCCGCGCAGCTTCGGCATTGCGCTGGGACCGGTCACCTTCACCGTGCTGCTGTTCGTGGTCGGCATCGCCATGGCCATCGGCAAGGCCTCGGTCTTCAAGTTCATCTCGGACGAGTTCGGCGAAAACATCGGCGCCGTGTCCGGCATCGTCGGCCTGGCCGGCGGCCTGGGCGGCTTCGTGCTGCCGATCATGTTCGGGGTTCTGCTCGACCTGACGGGCGTCCGCTCCAGCGCCTTCATGCTGCTGTACGGCACCGTCTGCGTCTCCCTCATCTTCATGCATTTCAGTTTCCGGCCGGAAAGCGCGGCCATCGCCCGGCAACACGCCGTCTCTCCTTCCACCACCTCCTGA
- a CDS encoding NnrS family protein, whose protein sequence is MSTLLSIEEPAAAPRRAKPQWSAFTEMGFRPLYLAGCFWALASVLLWVHAPARLTGVLNGMFWHAHEMLWGFVATIAVGFLLTAGANWTGKNPLRGTPLAVLCAVWIVARAGYLVPGRPAFVVAASADLLFFLWAAGALGRAVAVTRNQRNYGIPFLLLGLAATDALYLWASVQGDYFALMRYFNAGLLCMAVLTLLIARRVIPFFAKRAVAGLDIPPHTRSGHWQLGTGIVAIACLLAGQPQVAALALAATGLIALAQWVSWKPWAVRKVPLLWILYAGYGGLGIGLLVGAAQLAGYVLRPAWPAHVIGVAGFSVLILGMVTRTALGHLGRPLQTDRSMVLSYALMILAALLRLAALLPTAAAIGFLHASATAWALAFALYLWRFFPMMIRPRADAGKTAAPVMKVVAVGRRPAA, encoded by the coding sequence ATGAGCACGCTGCTTAGCATCGAAGAGCCGGCGGCGGCCCCCCGCCGCGCAAAGCCCCAATGGAGCGCCTTCACGGAAATGGGCTTCCGGCCGCTATACCTGGCCGGCTGCTTCTGGGCGCTGGCGTCCGTGCTGCTGTGGGTGCATGCCCCTGCCCGCTTGACGGGCGTGTTGAACGGCATGTTCTGGCATGCGCACGAAATGCTGTGGGGCTTCGTCGCCACCATCGCGGTCGGCTTCCTGCTGACGGCAGGCGCCAACTGGACCGGCAAGAACCCCTTGCGCGGCACGCCTCTGGCGGTCCTGTGCGCGGTGTGGATCGTGGCACGCGCGGGCTATCTCGTGCCAGGACGCCCGGCCTTCGTGGTGGCCGCGTCGGCGGATCTGCTGTTCTTCCTGTGGGCCGCGGGCGCGCTGGGCCGAGCCGTCGCCGTCACGCGCAATCAACGCAATTACGGCATTCCCTTCCTGCTGCTGGGCCTGGCCGCCACCGACGCGCTCTACCTCTGGGCCTCGGTCCAGGGCGACTACTTCGCACTGATGCGCTACTTCAACGCCGGCCTGCTGTGCATGGCGGTGCTGACGCTGCTGATCGCGCGCCGCGTCATCCCCTTCTTCGCCAAGCGCGCCGTTGCGGGGCTGGACATCCCGCCGCACACCCGCAGCGGCCACTGGCAACTGGGCACGGGCATCGTCGCCATCGCCTGCCTGCTTGCCGGCCAGCCGCAAGTCGCCGCGCTGGCATTGGCCGCGACCGGGCTGATCGCCCTGGCGCAATGGGTATCGTGGAAGCCCTGGGCGGTACGCAAGGTGCCGCTGCTATGGATTCTGTACGCGGGGTACGGCGGCCTGGGCATCGGCCTTCTGGTGGGCGCGGCGCAACTGGCCGGCTACGTGCTGCGGCCCGCCTGGCCCGCCCACGTGATCGGCGTGGCCGGATTCTCGGTGCTGATCCTGGGCATGGTCACGCGCACCGCGCTCGGCCACCTGGGCCGGCCGTTGCAGACTGACCGCAGCATGGTGCTGAGCTATGCGCTGATGATTCTGGCAGCCCTGCTGCGCCTGGCCGCCCTGCTCCCGACCGCCGCCGCCATCGGCTTCCTGCACGCCTCGGCCACCGCCTGGGCGCTAGCCTTCGCGCTGTACCTGTGGCGCTTCTTCCCGATGATGATCCGGCCGCGGGCCGATGCGGGCAAGACCGCAGCGCCAGTGATGAAGGTGGTGGCGGTCGGGCGGCGTCCGGCCGCCTGA
- a CDS encoding flavodoxin family protein, giving the protein MTEIGPSVRKGQYGGPLAREEFRLRFMRRFYDPAFQTERAALERLEAIAWDAYENGRKAPLTAKAGPDYADPDYDLSVEWQETRDRLARAAAVQRDPATPSRVLVIVGAARNDGTCPGEASKSWRLARIVLDELQTAGLQTDLLDLSRLVSEYEYRIHPCKGCVSTAMPLCHWPCSCYPNHSLGQSNDAMAGIYEQWVAAHGVILLAPTYWYQSPSPLKLMIDRLVCADGGNPDPTLTRGKDPLKAKQVELAGWPYPKHLAGRAYGLVVHGDVAGIEAQRRGLADWLDWMGLMDAGAASRLDRYISYYRPYATSHDDLDRDQAVQQEVRNVARAMANFLPRLRRGEFEGLDQGIRDPRPK; this is encoded by the coding sequence ATGACCGAAATCGGACCGTCGGTGCGCAAGGGACAGTATGGCGGCCCCCTTGCGCGGGAAGAATTCCGCCTGCGCTTCATGCGGCGCTTCTACGATCCAGCCTTCCAGACCGAGCGCGCCGCCCTCGAGCGCCTGGAGGCGATCGCATGGGATGCCTACGAAAACGGCCGCAAGGCGCCCCTCACGGCCAAGGCCGGCCCGGATTACGCGGACCCTGATTACGACCTGTCCGTGGAGTGGCAGGAAACCCGTGACCGGCTGGCGCGCGCCGCAGCAGTGCAGCGCGATCCGGCCACGCCGTCTCGTGTCCTGGTGATCGTCGGGGCCGCGCGCAATGACGGCACCTGTCCGGGGGAGGCTTCCAAGAGCTGGAGGCTGGCGCGTATCGTCCTGGATGAACTGCAAACAGCGGGCCTGCAGACGGATCTGCTGGATCTCAGCCGCCTGGTTTCCGAGTACGAGTACCGCATCCATCCCTGCAAGGGCTGCGTGTCGACCGCGATGCCCTTGTGCCATTGGCCATGCAGCTGCTACCCGAATCACTCGCTGGGACAGTCCAATGACGCCATGGCCGGCATCTACGAGCAATGGGTCGCGGCTCATGGCGTGATCCTGCTGGCGCCCACGTATTGGTACCAATCGCCCAGCCCTTTGAAGCTGATGATAGACAGGCTGGTGTGCGCCGACGGCGGCAATCCCGATCCCACGCTGACACGCGGCAAGGATCCGCTCAAGGCCAAGCAGGTAGAGCTTGCCGGTTGGCCATACCCCAAGCATCTGGCCGGCCGCGCCTACGGCCTGGTGGTGCATGGAGATGTGGCCGGCATCGAGGCGCAGCGGCGCGGCCTCGCCGATTGGCTGGACTGGATGGGGCTGATGGATGCCGGCGCGGCCTCTCGGCTGGACCGCTACATCAGCTATTACCGCCCGTATGCCACCAGCCACGACGACCTGGACCGGGACCAGGCGGTGCAGCAGGAAGTGCGCAATGTGGCGCGCGCCATGGCCAATTTCCTGCCGCGCCTGCGGCGCGGCGAATTCGAGGGACTAGACCAGGGCATCCGCGACCCTCGTCCCAAGTAA
- a CDS encoding low affinity iron permease family protein yields the protein MGSPIAFGLALIAVIIWAATGPAFRYSEIWQLVINTGTTIVTFLMVFLIQQSQNKDSEALHLKLDELLIALKGADEGLVDAERLDEDKLLALAAACTARARQERRRKRARREP from the coding sequence GTGGGTTCGCCAATCGCCTTCGGGCTGGCGCTGATCGCCGTGATCATCTGGGCCGCGACCGGCCCGGCCTTCAGGTATTCCGAAATCTGGCAGTTGGTGATCAATACCGGGACGACCATCGTGACGTTCCTGATGGTGTTCCTGATCCAGCAGAGCCAGAACAAGGACAGCGAGGCGCTGCATCTGAAACTGGACGAATTGCTGATCGCGCTCAAGGGCGCGGACGAAGGGCTGGTCGACGCCGAGCGCCTGGACGAAGACAAGTTGCTGGCGTTGGCCGCGGCCTGTACCGCGCGCGCCCGGCAAGAGCGGCGCCGCAAACGCGCCAGGAGAGAACCATGA
- a CDS encoding FAD-dependent monooxygenase → MEIGILGGGIAGLSVALALRQQGHRPRVYERRSQPAAMGAGVTLWPNAGFVLKELGLLQDIAAVSGRPAAMRRLDAAGNPLGGLDIALLDRLMGHPTHTVLRRDLQTVLLDAAAAAGIPVAYGHRAVTIEPDGGGRAVARFENGLSIRPDLLIGADGRMDSVARRYVAGDNAPVYQGFVNWIGVAQADDALVDEIAIRDYWGAGERFGAVAVRPGLVYWAGAQARPLRATAPATDPRQEVETLFGGWPEPVARIIRATPAHAVHLIFVHVHEPLKIWSRDNVLLVGDAAHAPLPTSGQGACQALEDAWHLARCLDGGHDALEAALLRFAQLRAPKTAQLIEQARVHARGLFAADPETCRMRDERAKASDPVRDAQALAAGWAQGLPMTGGAPDALGRDVGFGSRYRE, encoded by the coding sequence GTGGAAATCGGAATACTGGGCGGCGGCATTGCGGGCTTGAGCGTGGCGTTGGCGTTGCGCCAGCAGGGGCACAGGCCGCGCGTGTACGAACGCAGGTCGCAGCCCGCGGCCATGGGGGCTGGCGTGACGTTGTGGCCCAATGCGGGCTTTGTGCTCAAGGAGTTGGGGCTGTTGCAGGACATCGCGGCGGTAAGCGGCCGGCCGGCCGCGATGCGCCGGCTGGACGCGGCAGGCAATCCGCTGGGAGGCCTGGATATCGCGCTGCTGGACCGTTTGATGGGACACCCGACCCATACGGTATTGCGCAGGGATCTGCAGACGGTGCTGCTGGACGCTGCCGCGGCGGCCGGCATCCCGGTGGCGTACGGGCATCGGGCGGTGACGATCGAGCCGGACGGAGGCGGCCGGGCGGTGGCGCGGTTCGAAAACGGGCTGAGTATCCGCCCGGACCTGCTCATCGGCGCCGACGGTCGCATGGATTCGGTGGCGCGCCGCTATGTCGCGGGCGATAACGCGCCGGTCTACCAGGGCTTCGTGAACTGGATAGGCGTGGCGCAGGCGGATGACGCGCTGGTCGATGAAATCGCCATCCGGGACTATTGGGGCGCGGGTGAGCGCTTTGGCGCCGTGGCGGTGCGGCCAGGGCTGGTCTATTGGGCGGGGGCGCAGGCGCGGCCCTTGCGCGCGACGGCGCCTGCCACGGACCCGCGCCAGGAGGTAGAGACCTTGTTCGGCGGGTGGCCTGAGCCTGTCGCCCGCATCATCCGCGCAACGCCGGCGCATGCGGTCCATCTGATCTTCGTGCATGTTCATGAACCCTTGAAAATCTGGAGCCGGGACAACGTGCTGCTGGTGGGCGATGCCGCGCACGCGCCCTTGCCTACCTCGGGGCAGGGCGCGTGCCAGGCCCTGGAGGACGCCTGGCACCTGGCCCGATGCCTGGACGGCGGACACGATGCGCTGGAGGCGGCCTTGCTGCGCTTTGCGCAGCTACGCGCTCCCAAGACCGCGCAGCTGATCGAGCAGGCCAGGGTACACGCGCGCGGCCTGTTCGCCGCCGATCCCGAAACCTGCCGCATGCGCGATGAACGCGCCAAGGCCTCCGACCCCGTACGCGACGCGCAGGCCTTGGCGGCAGGGTGGGCACAGGGCTTGCCGATGACGGGCGGCGCACCGGACGCCTTGGGGCGCGATGTGGGCTTCGGCAGCCGGTATCGGGAATGA
- a CDS encoding LysR family transcriptional regulator — protein MRDALDLNTVRVYAAVVDEQSFAGAARLLALPSSNVSRHVASLERRLGVRLLERSTRHLRMTEAGRLLYERAKPLLDALLATEEELGAVQRELRGSLKMCMPGEAPRLLAPILAEFCSLHPGVELECDTRMSGLESLRDEDVDLAIVFHRGRQDDSAFITRELATLPSIVVAAPSLLAQTGTPRHVRELKSLPCITTLSALKGQPWQFVDAAGEIVKVPVRSRYRVNSGELAGAGARQGIGFAILTAFGCQEDLAAGRLVEVPLDLRPAPLQLLGAYSHRHSVTARVRALLELMQLRLGNAGRPATAES, from the coding sequence ATGCGCGACGCCCTCGACCTGAACACCGTCCGCGTCTATGCGGCGGTCGTCGACGAACAGAGCTTCGCCGGCGCGGCCCGCCTGCTGGCGCTGCCGTCATCCAATGTCAGCCGTCACGTCGCGTCGCTGGAACGCCGGCTGGGCGTGCGCCTGCTGGAGCGCAGCACCCGCCATCTGCGCATGACGGAAGCCGGCAGGCTGTTGTACGAACGCGCCAAGCCCTTGCTCGACGCCTTGCTCGCCACCGAAGAAGAGCTGGGCGCGGTGCAACGCGAGCTGCGCGGGTCCCTGAAAATGTGCATGCCGGGCGAAGCGCCCAGATTGTTGGCCCCCATCCTTGCCGAGTTCTGCAGCCTGCACCCCGGCGTGGAACTCGAATGCGATACGCGCATGAGCGGGCTGGAGTCACTGCGGGACGAAGACGTGGACCTGGCCATCGTCTTCCATCGCGGCCGGCAGGACGACAGCGCCTTCATCACGCGTGAACTGGCCACCCTGCCCAGCATCGTGGTCGCGGCGCCCAGCCTGCTTGCGCAGACCGGAACGCCTCGCCACGTGCGGGAACTCAAGTCCCTGCCCTGCATCACCACCCTGAGCGCGCTGAAAGGCCAGCCCTGGCAATTCGTCGACGCCGCCGGCGAGATCGTCAAGGTGCCGGTCCGCAGCCGCTACCGCGTCAACAGCGGCGAACTGGCGGGCGCGGGCGCGCGCCAAGGCATAGGCTTCGCGATACTGACGGCCTTTGGCTGCCAGGAAGACCTTGCCGCGGGCCGCCTGGTGGAGGTGCCGCTGGATCTGCGGCCGGCGCCACTGCAACTGCTGGGGGCATACAGCCATCGCCATTCGGTGACTGCACGGGTGCGGGCGCTGCTGGAGTTGATGCAGCTGCGGTTGGGCAACGCGGGACGACCGGCAACCGCGGAATCCTGA
- a CDS encoding ATP-binding protein: MLHLFALALLACIGAAAALSLYWAFSDTVSAYRRQMNAAAYTAQLFFDQREILLRSLSSSAVRNTDRAPVSQTPRFFGNTRQIEVFPLQEEQDAYDWALILTPRDLNDVGLAHTQLLYSSVRTGQTSLLVPLPGHEQNEMDPAKQRWIARALAAADPSLDPAGRHPIVWLRPPMDQTNRLYLYTPMDSTAPDSGWIGLEVVDIDAAIDLSPLIGGSYALYDQDGAPVLHSPAASFLAMSSPRDAHADSFGWSGPGLLPEYVVLNKSVGAAGWRLVYHTPISRILGNTAFAVQATLAAAVLLLAAVVLGARHIKKTLIAPAIQQYEALADSVSLTRKLVEVAPVGLCLLRRADHKLILSNELARQWLLSDAGLLCSAATSAGLNSTREYALQDGRNVHITFAGITYRGQEVVLCGINDITPFKQVERSIMRAKLDADAANHAKTVFLTTMSHEIRTPLFGILGTLEMLGLTAVDNQQRQYLETMQQSSSTLLRTINDTLDLSRIEAGYLELESEAYSPAELLDAVVSGYAARAESKGLHLYAVADVQAPASVLGDLTRTRQILNNLVSNAIKFTDSGQIVLRLRVLRSGTETATLRFQVADTGVGIPPEHHTQLFEPYYRAESGQSGAVPGTGLGLAICARLSEMMGGSLQAVSEPGLGTSISLDLTLPLAGGVRDDTRVRLDATPVFVRGAVNEVVNNLCHWLRHWGALALPYQAEDHNQAEAGVLVDAWPRVPNPSHWSGARVIACPPGTLPRQDQARSSWMANAYSLADIAAAVRQAQDGAAAKESLETKAVREVLDMRLLVVEDNLVSQHILREQLEHLGCTVVLAANGREALARPDVTAFDAILTDLQMPQMDGHELTLALRSQGYTRPVVGITANAFTEDLRRSAAVGMTKVLLKPLPIDALRQTLVALKEAS, translated from the coding sequence TTGCTGCATCTGTTCGCCCTCGCGCTCTTGGCGTGCATTGGGGCCGCGGCGGCCCTCTCCCTCTATTGGGCCTTCAGCGACACCGTTTCGGCCTATCGCCGCCAGATGAATGCCGCGGCCTACACCGCGCAGCTCTTTTTCGACCAACGGGAGATCCTGCTGCGCTCCCTGTCCTCTTCCGCGGTGCGCAACACGGACCGCGCGCCGGTCTCCCAGACACCGCGCTTCTTCGGCAATACGCGGCAGATCGAGGTGTTTCCGCTGCAGGAAGAGCAGGACGCCTACGACTGGGCCCTGATCCTCACCCCCCGCGACCTGAACGACGTAGGTCTTGCCCATACCCAGTTGCTGTACAGCTCGGTGCGCACGGGCCAGACCTCCCTGCTGGTGCCGCTGCCTGGACATGAACAGAACGAGATGGACCCGGCCAAGCAGCGCTGGATTGCGCGCGCGCTGGCGGCAGCCGATCCCAGCCTGGACCCCGCCGGCCGCCATCCGATCGTCTGGCTCAGGCCGCCGATGGATCAGACAAACCGGTTGTACCTGTACACGCCCATGGATTCCACCGCACCGGACTCGGGGTGGATCGGCCTGGAAGTGGTGGATATCGATGCCGCCATCGATCTGTCGCCCCTGATCGGCGGCAGCTACGCCTTGTACGACCAGGACGGCGCACCCGTGCTGCACAGTCCGGCCGCCTCGTTCCTGGCCATGTCCAGCCCGCGCGACGCGCACGCGGACTCCTTCGGCTGGTCGGGACCCGGGCTGCTGCCCGAGTATGTGGTGCTGAACAAATCCGTCGGCGCGGCAGGCTGGCGGCTGGTCTACCACACGCCAATCAGCCGCATTCTCGGCAACACGGCTTTTGCGGTCCAGGCGACACTGGCCGCCGCGGTCCTGCTGCTCGCGGCAGTGGTCCTTGGCGCGAGGCATATCAAGAAAACACTGATCGCGCCGGCCATCCAGCAATACGAAGCCTTGGCCGACAGCGTGTCGCTGACCCGCAAGCTCGTCGAGGTGGCGCCGGTGGGCCTGTGCCTGCTGCGGCGCGCCGACCACAAGCTCATCCTGTCCAATGAACTGGCCCGCCAATGGCTGCTCAGCGATGCCGGCCTGCTGTGCAGCGCGGCCACCTCCGCCGGCCTCAATTCGACGCGCGAGTACGCCTTGCAGGACGGCCGCAACGTCCACATCACGTTTGCCGGCATCACCTATCGCGGCCAGGAGGTGGTGTTGTGCGGCATCAACGACATCACACCCTTCAAGCAGGTAGAGCGCTCGATCATGCGGGCCAAGCTCGATGCCGACGCCGCGAACCACGCCAAGACCGTGTTCCTGACAACCATGAGCCACGAAATCCGGACGCCTTTGTTCGGCATCCTGGGCACGCTGGAAATGCTCGGCCTGACGGCGGTCGACAACCAACAGCGCCAATACCTGGAAACCATGCAGCAGTCCTCATCGACGCTGCTGCGCACCATCAATGACACGCTGGACCTGTCCCGCATCGAAGCCGGCTACCTGGAGCTGGAGTCAGAGGCTTATTCTCCGGCGGAGCTGCTGGACGCCGTGGTCAGCGGCTATGCCGCGCGCGCCGAAAGCAAGGGACTGCACCTCTATGCGGTGGCCGACGTGCAAGCGCCTGCGTCGGTGCTGGGCGATCTTACCCGCACGCGGCAGATACTCAACAACCTGGTCAGTAACGCCATCAAATTCACGGATTCGGGCCAAATCGTGTTGCGCCTGCGGGTCTTGCGCAGCGGCACGGAGACCGCGACGCTGAGGTTCCAGGTAGCGGACACGGGTGTCGGGATTCCGCCGGAACACCACACCCAGTTGTTCGAACCCTACTATCGCGCCGAATCGGGCCAGTCCGGCGCTGTTCCCGGCACCGGACTGGGACTGGCGATCTGCGCGCGCCTGTCGGAGATGATGGGCGGATCGCTCCAAGCTGTCAGCGAGCCCGGCCTCGGCACCAGCATATCGCTGGACCTGACGCTGCCATTGGCCGGCGGCGTGCGCGATGACACGAGGGTCCGCCTGGACGCTACGCCGGTCTTCGTGCGCGGCGCCGTGAACGAAGTCGTCAACAACCTGTGCCACTGGCTGCGCCATTGGGGCGCCCTGGCCCTGCCTTACCAAGCCGAAGACCACAACCAGGCGGAAGCCGGCGTGTTGGTGGATGCCTGGCCGCGGGTCCCGAACCCGTCGCACTGGTCAGGCGCCCGGGTAATTGCATGCCCTCCCGGCACGCTACCCCGCCAGGACCAGGCGCGCAGCAGCTGGATGGCCAACGCCTACAGCCTGGCCGATATCGCCGCCGCGGTGCGCCAGGCGCAGGATGGCGCGGCGGCCAAGGAATCCCTCGAAACCAAGGCCGTGCGCGAGGTTCTGGACATGCGCCTGCTGGTAGTCGAGGACAACCTGGTCAGCCAGCATATCTTGCGGGAGCAGCTGGAACATCTGGGCTGCACCGTGGTTCTGGCCGCCAACGGCCGCGAAGCCTTGGCCCGTCCGGACGTGACCGCTTTTGACGCCATCCTGACCGATCTCCAGATGCCCCAGATGGACGGTCATGAACTGACTCTGGCCCTTCGAAGCCAGGGCTATACCCGCCCCGTCGTCGGTATCACGGCCAACGCATTCACCGAAGACCTGCGGCGCAGCGCCGCCGTCGGCATGACCAAGGTCCTGCTCAAGCCCTTACCCATAGACGCATTGCGCCAAACCCTCGTTGCCCTTAAGGAAGCCTCATGA
- a CDS encoding EAL domain-containing protein, whose amino-acid sequence MKQLADYRILVVEDHPLQCVHMTTLLEAAGFAPADVAASAEAALEMIGVAPYHLVLIDLNMPGMDGVQFIDRLATLHHNPMLAIVSACPRRIMNSVALMAKEKGLAVLGTFAKPLTADHARQLTSQLRQSRTEARAPASLANTDVLFDRGTLEHALRQGQLRAWFQPKKALASGRIVSAEALVRWQHPEFGFMLPGSFLSAVRRHSLDRALLLRMLGDALEAYTRWRREGYRMPVSVNLPTQLLDDPDLPDELERIVLAADVAPQEISFELLEDETTTVQGQYYMGASRLRLKGFGLAQDDFGIGYSSMYSLICTPFTELKIDRAFVSGAAGDEGRAAALVSSVQLGRQLGLQITAEGVETGKDLEFLRRIGCDCAQGFLISAAVDADAFSNLLALERQAMNPS is encoded by the coding sequence ATGAAGCAGCTCGCCGACTACAGGATTCTGGTCGTGGAAGACCACCCCCTCCAATGCGTCCACATGACGACGCTGCTGGAAGCCGCCGGATTCGCCCCCGCGGACGTCGCTGCATCCGCCGAAGCCGCGCTGGAGATGATCGGCGTAGCGCCCTATCACCTCGTGCTGATCGACCTGAACATGCCGGGCATGGACGGCGTTCAGTTCATCGACCGGCTCGCCACGCTGCACCACAATCCCATGCTGGCCATCGTGTCTGCGTGTCCGCGCCGCATCATGAACAGCGTGGCGTTGATGGCAAAGGAAAAAGGCCTGGCGGTGCTGGGCACGTTTGCGAAACCGCTGACGGCGGATCACGCCCGGCAGTTGACCAGCCAACTGCGGCAAAGTCGAACCGAAGCGCGCGCTCCGGCCTCGCTGGCCAATACCGATGTCTTGTTCGACCGCGGGACCCTAGAACACGCCTTGCGGCAGGGGCAGCTGCGGGCCTGGTTCCAGCCCAAGAAAGCGCTGGCCAGCGGCCGCATCGTCAGTGCCGAAGCGCTGGTCCGGTGGCAGCACCCCGAATTCGGATTCATGCTGCCAGGATCGTTCCTGTCCGCGGTGAGGCGCCACTCGCTGGACCGCGCGCTGCTCCTGCGGATGCTGGGAGACGCCTTGGAAGCCTACACGCGTTGGCGGCGGGAGGGATACCGGATGCCCGTATCCGTGAACCTGCCGACCCAGCTGCTGGACGACCCGGACCTGCCCGACGAACTCGAGCGCATCGTGCTGGCCGCGGACGTGGCGCCGCAGGAAATCTCATTTGAATTGCTGGAAGACGAGACAACCACGGTCCAAGGCCAATACTATATGGGCGCAAGCAGATTGCGGCTGAAAGGATTCGGCTTGGCACAAGACGATTTCGGCATAGGATATAGCTCCATGTACAGCTTGATTTGCACTCCGTTCACCGAGCTGAAGATCGACCGGGCGTTTGTCAGCGGCGCCGCCGGCGACGAAGGCCGCGCCGCCGCGCTCGTGTCTTCGGTTCAGTTGGGACGGCAGCTGGGGCTCCAGATCACGGCCGAGGGCGTTGAAACCGGCAAGGACCTTGAGTTTCTCCGGCGCATCGGCTGCGACTGCGCACAGGGCTTTCTGATTTCCGCCGCGGTCGACGCCGATGCCTTCAGTAATCTGCTGGCCCTGGAGCGCCAGGCGATGAAC